A stretch of Prunus dulcis chromosome 6, ALMONDv2, whole genome shotgun sequence DNA encodes these proteins:
- the LOC117631023 gene encoding alanine--glyoxylate aminotransferase 2 homolog 2, mitochondrial-like, whose protein sequence is MQGLIGRRVLSGTAQSLLRQRCFSQVAQSEVLPDNGVATPKMPPFDYTPPPYTGPTADEIFAQRKEYLSPSMFYFYNKPLNIVDGKRQYLFDESGRRYLDGFGGIATVSCGHCHPDVVEAIVNQTKRIQHSTILYLNHAIGDFAQALASKLPANLKVVFFTNSGTEANELAMLIARLYTGSHDIISLRNAYHGNAAGTMGATAQGNWKFNVIQSGVHHAVNPDPYRGVFGADGEKYANDVQDLIDFGTSGHVAGFMCEAIQGVGGIVELAQGYLPAVYNSVKKAGGLFIADEVQCGFARTGSNFWGFEGHGVVPDIVTMAKGIGNGIPLGAVVTTPEVAEVLTRRNYFNTFGGNPVCTAAGLAVLKVIEKEKLQDNAFVVGSYLKERLNALKDKYELIGDVRGRGLMLGVELVTDRELKTPAKAETVHIMEKMKDLGVLIGKGGFYGNVFRITPPLCFTKDDADFLVDAMDYTMSKI, encoded by the exons ATGCAGGGATTAATAGGGAGAAGAGTATTATCTGGAACAGCACAATCCCTGCTAAGGCAGCGCTGCTTCTCTCAGGTGGCCCAAAGCGAAGTTCTCCCTGACAATGGCGTCGCTACTCCGAAAATGCCCCCCTTCGATTACACCCCTCCTCCCTACACCGGCCCCACTGCCGACGAGATCTTCGCCCAGCGCAAGGAGTATCTTAGCCCTTCGATGTTCTACTTCTACAACAAACCA CTAAACATAGTGGACGGGAAGAGGCAGTACTTGTTCGACGAAAGCGGGCGGAGGTATTTGGACGGTTTCGGAGGGATTGCTACGGTGAGCTGCGGACACTGCCACCCCGATGTGGTGGAGGCCATAGTCAACCAAACCAAGCGCATCCAACACTCCACCATCCTCTACCTCAATCACGCCATCGGCGATTTCGCTCAGGCGCTCGCCTCCAAGTTGCCCGCCAATCTCAAG gtGGTGTTTTTTACAAACTCGGGGACGGAAGCGAACGAGTTGGCGATGTTGATAGCGAGGTTGTACACGGGGAGCCATGACATCATCTCGTTGAGAAACGCTTATCATGGCAACGCAGCTGGCACCATGGGGGCCACCGCTCAGGGCAACTGGAAATTCAATGTCATCCAg AGCGGAGTTCATCATGCCGTAAACCCGGACCCATACAGAGGAGTTTTTGGTGCAGATGGAGAGAAGTATGCCAATGATGTTCAAGATCTCATAGACTTTGGAACCTCAGGTCATGTTGCTGGTTTTATGTGTGAAGCCATACAG GGAGTAGGTGGAATTGTAGAATTGGCTCAAGGTTACTTGCCAGCCGTTTATAATAGTGTGAAGAAAGCAGGCGGCCTTTTCATTGCTGATGAGGTCCAGTGTGGTTTTGCTCGCACAGGAAGCAACTTCTGGGGATTTGAGGGCCATGGTGTTGTGCCTGACATTGTAACAATGGCCAAG GGTATTGGAAATGGCATTCCTCTTGGTGCTGTTGTAACCACTCCTGAGGTTGCAGAGGTCCTGACTCGCCGCAATTACTTCAACACCTTCGGTGGGAATCCAGTATGTACAGCCGCGGGACTTGCTGTTCTAAAAGtgattgagaaagaaaagcttCAGGATAATGCTTTCGTCGTGGGATCATATCTGAAAGAAAGACTCAATGCCCTCAAGGATAAATATGAAC TTATTGGGGATGTGAGGGGAAGGGGATTAATGCTTGGAGTTGAACTAGTCACTGATCGTGAGCTGAAGACACCTGCAAAGGCTGAAACTGTACATATAATGGAAAAGATGAAAG